aaaattgatacaacaaattatgaaaattcAAATACATTATAcaataatcaaaataataaagcCATATCATCTTGGAATGCAGCAGGAACTAcatatgaagaaaaagatatgACTAAGTGGgcaaaaaataaaatagaagagtgtttaaaaaatatacattttaaaaatgatgaagatTCAGATTCTTTAAATCtaaataatcaaaatggAAGTAATTTCTCATCAGTAAATTATCCACATATTTTACCAATTCAATATTTATCAAAAATACAATTAAATGATGTTAAAAATTTATCTGTTGATGCTCAAATCGTTGTTATAAGAGGTACAAAAAGACATATTTTTGAATTGTCATGTAATTTAGATATTACcattttcattaatataaCAGAATTACATGTGCATAAAGTTCTTGtagaaataaaagaacTTTCTAGTGAACTAGAAGCTGGAAAAACATGGAAAAACTTTATTACCATTAAAAAGAATGATAAGTTAAAAATTCCGGATAACCTCtttaatgatatatatgatttcGTGATTGAAAAGGTCCAAgaacaaattaaaaattttacGCAAGagtataataaaatgtaagctacaaaaattaatatatatatgtatagtTATACATATGCTTGTCTATAACTGTACCAATTTATAAAACGTAAAGCAAAATATACttaatgtttatatttattcatttttacatatttttcatattttgtatttatttatatataacataatgGATTTTgttgatatatatatatatatatatatatatatatgttacataattttattgattatacataatataatttaatttaattttcatttcttttttttttttttttttattaaaaatatttgatatataaatattttttcccCCTTGATTTTTAAACATAATCAATCCcctttttaattataaaaaaaaaatatatatatataaatatatatatataatgaatacATTAAAGAACAATATGCGGatcatttatatgaatCATATTTCCCTTTTTGTTCTTTAAAAAACACAAACAActgaagaaaaaataattatatatatatcaaacaaatataatatgttggtttacataaaatgtaatattattatattttaaaaactGAAAATATTCTGTGCATTAAGGAAATGGAAATATAGAGTATCCGTCAtattcacatatatatatgaaatattacATGTACAATTTAcgttatttttttttaaatttgttcatattttttttcaaatgattgttcatttattttatgtacGTTCATAATTGTTTACACGTTGGTTCATGCTATTTACATGAATGTTCATATTTCTTTTTGactatatataaatatatattttttaaatgttcataaaatataaaaattgtaaatttaattaattgtttttacaaatatgcttttttaaaaagttaggtttattaaaaagagaaaaaaagaaaacatataaacggataaatacatacatataaacggataaatacatacatatatatatttatgcaAATGTGAAtgtttaataatattaggtgtaatatgaaaaattgaaaataatGTTTGCTATGTATTAATCATATGGTATCTAATAAGTTAAGTGTGTTTTcgaataattttttataggccctttcatttttttccattttttcAATATCCAAATGATTATGACGTTTTGCATAACTATATACACCATACATAAAGTTTTTAAATACTTCACggtattttttatcatccAAAGCTCTTAAgaaaatttcttttatgGAATCTCTTTTCATTTCTACATTTTCTTGAGAAAAGGTAATAATcaacttttttattaagtCATATTCATTTTGGTTCATAGTAAAAGTAGAAAATTCCTTTTTGagattattatatttactatgattcatattattatctacATTATCCTTTTCCTTTAATTCAGTAAGAAGGTCATCACAAAGTTTatccatatattttacttcatttgtattatttttattgttatcTACTTTTGAAGCTGATTTTTCGCTTTGTAATTGAGTTATTAATTGGTTAGATGTTGAATTTGATTTTGTATTTTGTGTAGATAATTTAGTTGGTGTATTTCCAATTTTGGTTGAACTGTTTTGAGCTTTGATTGATGAATTTTGAGAAGAAGATTTTATATCCTTATTAGAATTTCTGatcatattatttcttacatttttatttatactttGTCCTACAAATTCAACATCAGTAACCTctatttcttcttcattttcatcattatcttcattttcttcatttgtTTCATTATCGTTATTTTCTTCGTTTTCTTCTGAttcttcttcatcttcttcttcattatcAGAATATTCTTCAGACGCTTCTTCTTCGACGTCTTTTTGTTCATCATCTGTTTCTTTTTGTTCGTCGTCGGTTTCTTTTTGATTGTCGTCGGTTTCTTTTTGTTCATCGTCGGTTTCTTTTTGTTCATCGTCTGTTTCTTCTTGTTCATCTTCTCTTTCTTTTTGTTCATCGTCTGTTTCTTTTTGTTCATCTTCTGTTTCTTCTTGTTCATCTTCTCTTTCTTTTGGTTCCACATTTAATTCTTCTTGTTCTTCGTCATCTTCATCTGAATCTTCGtcatcatcttcatctgtctcttcttcatcatcatcatcttcttttttttgcCTTTTCCCGAGTGTGTTATCACTTTTCCTTTTATCCAAATCGTctacctttttttttaataattcaatatcttctttaaaattttcaataactttatcttttatagaattatttatcaaatctaacttttcttttatattgttcaattcatctttatctttattaGATTTCACAGATATATTACGTGTTGGTTTATTACaagaaatataatgtaaaagtacaaaaaaaaaggtaacacaaatgaaaaattcACTTTGCATCcttaatgataaaaaaaaaataaattaatatatatatatatatatatatatatatatatatatatatatattatatttacttaACTATATAGAAGTCAACTTttgatattataaacaccaaatagataaagaaatattagaaaatacataaaacgaaatattaaattcatattatgaatgacataaatatataatatggtaaatttaaatataaatcaattctttttatttaaatacaCGTAcataatgtatatatatatatatatatatataaatataacattcattttatatataaatagttTTACATtgtagaaaatatattttcatttattttttatttttatttaatttttaaatatatataaaacaaaaaattttcattcaaataattttgatagataaataaataaataattttatttattacaaattaaaaaaggataataaAATCTAATAATTCCTTTCTTAATAcaatacaaaaaataaaataattgCAATGTTTCTATTAACAGTAATActataaatttatttatacatacatacatatatatatatatatatatatatatattttatatatttcaaaaagagtcttatttatttttgttatttcattaaaaaggtataatataatatggttaaattatttataatagaagtgtgcatatttatatattcaaatattacatataaaaggatatatatatatatatatatataatattatgttaCAATAATGGAATTAGATATTTTTAActctttttgttttattaaaaggtatatacaaaaatatatttatccttaaaatgtattttattactcttatttttattagtATACCTTATTATACAAAAcctaaaaaaaagaataaaaacTCTGAAACTTTGTGATGTATCATTTCaattatgaaataaaaaattgggtaatttaataatatgtaaaattaaaaaaaaaaaaaaaaaagattcAAACAATTGTATATTNNNNNNNNNNNNNNNNNNNNNNNNNNNNNNNNNNNNNNNNNNNNNNNNNNNNNNNNNNNNNNNNNNNNNNNNNNNNNNNNNNNNNNNNNNNNNNNNNNNNNNNNNNNNNNNNNNNNNNNNNNNNNNNNNNNNNNNNNNNNNNNNNNNNNNNNNNNNNNNNNNNNNNNNNNNNNNNNNNNNNNNNNNNNNNNNNNNNNNNNNNNNNNNNNNNNNNNNNNNNNNNNNNNNNNNNNNNNNNNNNNNNNNNNNNNNNNNNNNNNNNNNNNNNNNNNNNNNNNNNNNNNNNNNNNNNNNNNNNNNNNNNNNNNNNNNNNNNNNNNNNNNNNNNNNNNNNNNNNNNNNNNNNNNttttttttttttttttatataattatatttttttttttttttttttttttttttctttgttGTTGTTTTTTGAGTTAACAATGttgaaaattataaagggaaaaatataaaaacagtggattaaaaaggatatatatatatatatatatatatatataattaaatgaacaattttgctttataattatattaacaattattcaaaaaatatacatatatatatatatatatttatatatgtttgtgTGTTGGTTTAATTAAAAGGATAGATTATTGTGATGGAACTCTCTTAAGATTCATTTGTAAAGTATCTAATAAGTTGGTTGCATTTTCAAAAACCTTTTTATATGTGTCCCTATTAGAATCTAGAAGtcttaaataattatgtttCTTGGCATATGCATAAATAccataaataaaatttttaaattcatCACTAAATTTCTCTTCTTCTAAAGCCTTTTTGAGCATATTTActatatgattttttttatcagTACTTGATTCTTCTTGATTAGAAAAAGCAAGAATAAGTCTCTTAATAAGTTCATATTCATTTTGATTAAGGATTAAATTTTCAAATCCTTGTTTGAAGCTGTCAAACCTGCTACgatatttttcattatctgAATTTTTCGATAAATTCATTTCTTTAAGAACTTCATCATAAGCATTATCTAAATATGTAATTACAGATATTGTATTATCAACATTTGTATTTGTTATGGTGGTTTGTACTGGGGATATATTTTCTtgatttaatttatttggTTCATTTGATTGTAACGATTGACTTTTTGATGATTTTTGTTGATTCTCCGAATTGTCTTCAGAATTTCCTTTAATTTGTTTCCATGTAGAAGTAAAAAAACCTTGTCctttaaatttattaatattctTATTGTTTAAAAAATCATTATTGCTTATTTCCCTTTCTTTCTTTGCcaatttattttctttttctttttctaattcttgaattattacatttaaTACATCAACATTATCTTTAAACGATTCTATCAATTTGTCTACTATTATGTCATTTAAGTTTTgtaatttttcttttatttttgcTAATTCCAAGtctttttcatattcaATTATTTCTTTAGGGAATGTATTTTCATCACaaaatacaaaatgaaCCATAcagaaaaggaaaaatgaaaaagatataattctacctttcattttttctcAAAAGGATAACTATGGTTATtaagataaaataaaataaaataaaatatattaaaaaaatatattaaaaaaatatattaataataagaaatataaaatatatatatctttaaaGAACTGAAAGATGTATGTAGGTgacatataatataaaattgttatacatacataatatatatatgtatataaaatttatttaataaaacgATATTCatcttatatattgtttctttttatttattgttttattttattttatttattatttatttttttttttttttcttattctAACATAacacaaaataatataatataaaaacaaaaccTTTAATTTATGtgtaataatttattttatttttttataagatacatatgtaaaatttatatatacatatatatatatatgtatatatgtgtacATATCAGTGATATAATTATGTGCACTTAATACAGGTCGATACGGATAGATCTACACTTCAATAGGTAggaagaaatatatttacatagGGAACACATTTTTGTAagtgtatattttttttaaacattatatatttttttaaaaatatgtgtttcattttttaatgactgaaaaaaaaaatataaatatatatatatatatatattaaatatatatatataaatatatatataattattaatgGAAATTTGGTTGAATATATGATGTTTAAAATTGTAACAGGggaagaaaataaaaaataaaaggtaacaattgtaaaataaataatatacatgtatatatatatatatatatataaatatataattcttcaaattttaataaatatttaaataaacagaaaaaaaaaaggaaatacatatatataaatatatataagtaaataagctcattaaattatatcattatatatatatatatatatatatatatgtgttttatgtgattatttaaaaatatattttcttcaaaaaaaataaatatctagatatataaaactCGTAACGTTTAAGGTTAAACAAAGAATAAATAGTATACTTATGTACTTTTaaaatcaaaaataaataaagacgaaaaaaaaataaagaaagaagaaaaaaaaaaaaaaaaaaaaaaaaaaaaaaaatatatcaatatatatatatatatatatatatatatatatatttatttttttataaaattttttttattttttttttttatatttttaaatattttttttttttttttattttattattNNNNNNNNNNNNNNNNNNNNNNNNNNNNNNNNNNNNNNNNNNNNNNNNNNNNNNNNNNNNNNNNNNNNNNNNNNNNNNNNNNNNNNNNNNNNNNNNNNNNNNNNNNNNNNNNNNNNNNNNNNNNNNNNNNNNNNNNNNNNNNNNNNNNNNNNNNNNNNNNNNNNNNNNNNNNNNNNNNNNNNNNNNNNNNNNNNNNNNNNNNNNNNNNNNNNNNNNNNNNNNNNNNNNNNNNNNNNNNNNNNNNNNNNNNNNNNNNNNNNNNNNNNNNNNNNNNNNNNNNNNNNNNNNNNNNNNNNNNNNNNNNNNNNNNNNNNNNNNNNNNNNNNNNNNNNNNNNNNNNNNNNNNNNNNNNNNNNNNNNNNNNNNNNNNNNNNNNNNNNNNNNNNNNNNNNNNNNNNNNaaaaaaaaaaaaaaaaaaaatataaaaatcaaaaaattaaaagaaaaaaaaaaaaaaaaaaaaaaattaatatattttaaaaaaaaaaaaaaaaaaaaaaaaaaaaaaaaaaaaaaaaaaaaaaaaaaaaaaaaaaaaaaaaaaaaaaaaacaaatatatcaatatatatatatatatatatatatatatatatatatatgaatttataaaatgtattatattatatccatacatatatatgaataattttttttttttttaaatatagGAACCTCgatatatagatatatttgtttaaaaaattgtattattataaaaatgcatttatatatttttaaatataatagtataaatataatatgttgctttaaacaaaaatgaatatgACTAAAgcaaacatatattatataaatatatatatatatatatatatatatacatatgtgtgatataattttcataattcCATGTGCTTTAAAGCTAAGtccattttattaataagTAGATCCATCATTTGTACAGCTTCATCAAATAATTGTCTATACATATGAtcattatctttattataaggtgttagaaaattatatgtctttccataattaaaaagtgtatatatataatttgtgAAATAAGTACGGaagttttttttaagtaaattatttttaaataatttagaTATAGATTTACTGTTTGTATAATTTAACttgtatgtataaataaatatgtctatcatatttttaagaagttttctttctttttcattaaaattataGTTATTGTTGTAATTATCGtttgattttttattttcatatcTGTATGTTGTTATCATCG
The genomic region above belongs to Plasmodium reichenowi strain SY57 chromosome 13, whole genome shotgun sequence and contains:
- a CDS encoding MSP7-like protein, encoding MQSEFFICVTFFFVLLHYISCNKPTRNISVKSNKDKDELNNIKEKLDLINNSIKDKVIENFKEDIELLKKKVDDLDKRKSDNTLGKRQKKEDDDDEEETDEDDDEDSDEDDEEQEELNVEPKEREDEQEETEDEQKETDDEQKEREDEQEETDDEQKETDDEQKETDDNQKETDDEQKETDDEQKDVEEEASEEYSDNEEEDEEESEENEENNDNETNEENEDNDENEEEIEVTDVEFVGQSINKNVRNNMIRNSNKDIKSSSQNSSIKAQNSSTKIGNTPTKLSTQNTKSNSTSNQLITQLQSEKSASKVDNNKNNTNEVKYMDKLCDDLLTELKEKDNVDNNMNHSKYNNLKKEFSTFTMNQNEYDLIKKLIITFSQENVEMKRDSIKEIFLRALDDKKYREVFKNFMYGVYSYAKRHNHLDIEKMEKNERAYKKLFENTLNLLDTI
- a CDS encoding MSP7-like protein, with translation MKGRIISFSFFLFCMVHFVFCDENTFPKEIIEYEKDLELAKIKEKLQNLNDIIVDKLIESFKDNVDVLNVIIQELEKEKENKLAKKEREISNNDFLNNKNINKFKGQGFFTSTWKQIKGNSEDNSENQQKSSKSQSLQSNEPNKLNQENISPVQTTITNTNVDNTISVITYLDNAYDEVLKEMNLSKNSDNEKYRSRFDSFKQGFENLILNQNEYELIKRLILAFSNQEESSTDKKNHIVNMLKKALEEEKFSDEFKNFIYGIYAYAKKHNYLRLLDSNRDTYKKVFENATNLLDTLQMNLKRVPSQ